A region from the Carassius auratus strain Wakin unplaced genomic scaffold, ASM336829v1 scaf_tig00216060, whole genome shotgun sequence genome encodes:
- the LOC113097011 gene encoding uncharacterized protein LOC113097011 has product MDQSSNIERQAFDAINTQAAIDPDSAADDFIQFITQPAFQTVIDLTQDGDEDPTVNVTDNIPPDSAPAHIENPIGSCDESLPGPADEPARKKTRKTNRPTSPGSPGPCDEPPRKTYRFTAVVRPESNGELPRKAYRFTPAISPESPPERKTLCPVPPNSPATSPETDLFYADSSRSHKDDVTTWGMSQIDAWDQSSWTSERDEVSTTNVGQTPYPSPSPSSEEVEVEEVPAPQPLDESCDDLPP; this is encoded by the exons ATGGATCAAA GTTCAAATATTGAGCGCCAAGCCTTTGACGCTATTAATACAC aggcCGCGATTGATCCAGACAGCGCAGCCGATG attttatccAATTCATCACACAACCCGCCTTTCAGACAGTTATCGATCTCACGCAAGATGGCGACGAAGATCCCACCGTCAACGTAACAGACAACATCCCGCCTGATTCCGCTCCGGCCCACATCGAGAATCCAATAGGATCCTGCGACGAATCACTCCCTGGACCCGCTGACGAACCAGCGAGAAAGAAGACTAGAAAAACGAATCGCCCCACCTCTCCGGGCAGTCCTGGACCGTGTGACGAACCACCAAGAAAGACTTATCGTTTTACAGCGGTGGTCCGACCTGAATCGAACGGCGAACTACCGAGAAAGGCTTATCGTTTTACCCCGGCGATCAGTCCCGAGAGCCCTCCAGAGAGGAAAACTCTCTGTCCGGTACCACCGAACAGCCCGGCGACCAGTCCTGAGACCGATCTGTTTTATG CAGACTCGAGTAGAAGCCATAAGGATGACGTGACTACCTGGGGCATGTCTCAAATCGATGCCTGGGACCAGAGTTCTTGGACGAGCGAGCGTGACGAGGTGTCTACCACCAACGTGGGTCAAACGCCATATCCTTCTCCCTCACCGTCGTCCGAAGAAGTAGAAGTGGAAGAAGTGCCGGCGCCTCAGCCGCTTGATGAATCATGCGACGATCTGCCTCC ATGA
- the LOC113097012 gene encoding uncharacterized protein LOC113097012 translates to MDQSSNIERQAFDAINTQAAIDPDSAADDFIQFITQPAFQTVIDLTQDGDEDPTVNVTDNIPPDSAPAHIENPIGSCDESLPGPADEPARKKTRKTNRPTSPGSPGPCDEPPRKTYRFTAVVRPESNGELPRKAYRFTPAISPESPPERKTLCPVPPNSPATSPETDLFYADSSRSHKDDVTTWGMSQIDAWDQSSWTSERDEVSTTNVGQTPYPSPSPSSEEVEVEEVPAPHCPTRSICC, encoded by the exons ATGGATCAAA gTTCAAATATTGAGCGCCAAGCCTTTGACGCTATTAATACAC aggcCGCGATTGATCCAGACAGCGCAGCCGATG attttatccAATTCATCACACAACCCGCCTTTCAGACAGTTATCGATCTCACGCAAGATGGCGACGAAGATCCCACCGTCAACGTAACAGACAACATCCCGCCTGATTCCGCTCCGGCCCACATCGAGAATCCAATAGGATCCTGCGACGAATCACTCCCTGGACCCGCTGACGAACCAGCGAGAAAGAAGACTAGAAAAACGAATCGCCCCACCTCTCCGGGCAGTCCTGGACCGTGTGACGAACCACCAAGAAAGACTTATCGTTTTACAGCGGTGGTCCGACCTGAATCGAACGGCGAACTACCGAGAAAGGCTTATCGTTTTACCCCGGCGATCAGTCCCGAGAGCCCTCCAGAGAGGAAAACTCTCTGTCCGGTACCACCGAACAGCCCGGCGACCAGTCCTGAGACCGATCTGTTTTATG CAGACTCGAGTAGAAGCCATAAGGATGACGTGACTACCTGGGGCATGTCTCAAATCGATGCCTGGGACCAGAGTTCTTGGACGAGCGAGCGTGACGAGGTGTCTACCACCAACGTGGGTCAAACGCCATATCCTTCTCCCTCACCGTCGTCCGAAGAAGTAGAAGTGGAAGAAGTGCCGGCGCCTCA TTGCCCAACGCGATCAATTTGTTGTTAA